Proteins found in one Chloroflexota bacterium genomic segment:
- a CDS encoding IS1634 family transposase encodes MSHLLRRTFRDGGKVKHETLANLSPLPGPAIDAVRACLAGKELLVAGADLTVTRSVPHGHVAAVHAQARALRLPELLGPPGRLRDLALALVVARVVRPASKLATTRWWADTTLALDLGVADAGTDEVYAALDWLVDRQGEVEAALAGRHLAAAANPARTALYDLSSSWVTGRCCPLAAHGYSRDGKKGYPQIEYGLLTDPAGRPVAVQVFPGNTADPTAFSAAVDTVRERFGLTDLTLVGDRGMITSARIVALRELGGLGWVTALRAPAVAALAADTGPLQLSLFDQATLAEISHPDYPGERLVACRNPALAEERARKRRELLAATETDLDKIVAAVRAGRLVDAGAIGRRVGRVDGKRRMAKHFVLAIAPGSFGYARDEPSIAAETALDGIYVLRTSLPADRADAARVVATYKSLARVERDFRSLKTIDLDLRPIRHYTERRVRGHVFLCLLAAYLVWHLRTAWAPLTFTDQTPPIPTDPVAPARRSAAAERKATTQQTDDELPARSFGDLLGHLATLTRNDMHVAGTPHDQTFQLLAVPTPSQYRAFDLIHTPVPLRLR; translated from the coding sequence GTGTCGCATCTGCTGCGGCGCACCTTCCGGGACGGCGGGAAGGTCAAGCACGAGACGCTGGCGAACCTGTCACCGCTGCCCGGCCCGGCGATCGACGCGGTCCGGGCCTGCCTGGCCGGCAAGGAGCTGCTGGTCGCCGGTGCGGATCTGACGGTGACCCGCTCGGTGCCGCACGGGCATGTCGCGGCGGTGCACGCGCAGGCCCGGGCGCTGCGGCTGCCCGAGCTGCTGGGTCCGCCCGGCCGGCTGCGGGACCTGGCGCTGGCGTTGGTGGTGGCCCGGGTGGTGCGCCCGGCGTCGAAGCTGGCCACCACCCGGTGGTGGGCCGACACCACGCTGGCGCTCGACCTCGGGGTGGCCGACGCCGGCACCGACGAGGTCTACGCCGCGCTGGACTGGCTGGTTGACCGGCAGGGCGAGGTCGAGGCGGCGCTGGCCGGCCGGCACCTGGCCGCGGCGGCGAACCCCGCCCGGACCGCGCTGTATGACCTGTCCAGTTCGTGGGTGACCGGCCGGTGCTGCCCACTGGCCGCCCACGGGTACTCCCGGGACGGCAAGAAGGGGTACCCGCAGATCGAGTACGGGCTGCTCACCGACCCGGCCGGCCGGCCGGTCGCGGTGCAGGTGTTCCCTGGGAACACCGCCGACCCGACCGCGTTCAGCGCCGCGGTCGACACCGTCCGGGAACGGTTCGGGCTGACCGATCTCACCCTGGTCGGCGACCGCGGGATGATCACCAGTGCCCGGATCGTGGCGCTGCGGGAGCTCGGCGGGCTGGGCTGGGTGACCGCACTGCGTGCGCCCGCCGTCGCCGCGCTGGCCGCCGACACCGGGCCGCTGCAGCTGAGCCTGTTCGATCAGGCCACCCTCGCCGAGATCAGCCACCCGGACTACCCCGGTGAGCGGCTGGTCGCCTGCCGCAACCCGGCGCTGGCCGAGGAGCGGGCCCGCAAACGCCGCGAGCTGCTCGCCGCCACCGAGACCGACCTGGACAAGATCGTGGCCGCGGTGCGGGCCGGCCGGCTCGTCGACGCCGGCGCGATCGGACGGCGGGTCGGCCGGGTCGACGGGAAACGCAGGATGGCCAAGCACTTCGTGCTGGCGATCGCCCCGGGCAGCTTCGGCTACGCCCGGGACGAGCCCTCGATCGCCGCCGAGACCGCCCTGGACGGCATCTACGTGCTGCGCACCAGCCTCCCCGCCGACCGGGCCGACGCCGCGCGGGTGGTCGCCACCTACAAGAGCCTGGCCCGGGTCGAACGCGACTTCCGCAGCCTGAAGACCATCGACCTCGACCTCCGCCCGATCCGGCACTACACCGAGCGTCGGGTCCGCGGCCACGTCTTCCTGTGCCTGCTCGCCGCCTACCTGGTCTGGCACCTCCGCACCGCCTGGGCGCCGCTGACCTTCACCGACCAGACGCCGCCCATCCCCACCGACCCGGTCGCCCCGGCCCGCCGCTCCGCGGCGGCCGAACGCAAGGCCACCACCCAGCAGACCGACGACGAGCTCCCCGCCCGCAGCTTCGGTGACCTGCTCGGCCACCTCGCCACCCTCACCCGCAACGACATGCACGTCGCCGGCACCCCCCACGATCAGACCTTCCAACTCCTGGCCGTGCCGACCCCCAGCCAGTACCGCGCCTTCGACCTGATCCACACACCCGTACCTCTCCGACTCCGGTAG